Proteins found in one Chloroflexota bacterium genomic segment:
- a CDS encoding NAD(P)H-hydrate dehydratase, translating to MKIARTEEMRQLESDAVAIGMDERTLMELAGYNIATLLRTKGQLTSGKRVLILAGVGNNGGDGLVAAYHLYRFGVEPYVYLTRGRTDDANLKRVQSVGIPVAIHGEGDSAGRLDEWLASADCVLDALLGTGATPPLRGSVLEILRALHENMRAETLCVAVDIPSGIIADSGEADPQAFQAHFTLATGFAKPGCFVGKGADCAGEVSIADIGLPEEWADPLTLQRTSASLVQGFLPKRTAGAHKGTFGRSLIVAGSSRYIGAASLSAAAAARAGAGLVTVALPASIHTAVAARVSECTFLPLSNQAGHVTSDDLGTIMELLPQYRSLLVGCGLGSDPETYAFVRALVHELRNSADAPPLVLDADGINAIVGQRLDSFLPPQTILTPHAGEFGRLLGQSAAEIDGNRLQLAQQCAADWGVVVMAKGAPSISAAPDGTTYINPHRNPALATAGTGDVLAGITVGLLAQGAAPRDSAVAGAFIHGEAGARVRSRLGDSGLLASDLLDEIPLVTKSLRE from the coding sequence GTGAAAATAGCGCGGACTGAGGAAATGCGCCAACTCGAGTCTGATGCCGTAGCCATAGGAATGGATGAGCGCACCCTCATGGAGTTGGCGGGCTACAATATCGCGACTCTTCTCAGGACGAAAGGGCAGCTCACGTCCGGTAAGCGGGTGCTCATTCTCGCAGGTGTGGGCAATAACGGCGGTGACGGGTTGGTGGCCGCTTACCACCTATACCGCTTTGGAGTAGAGCCTTACGTCTACCTGACTCGCGGCCGCACTGATGACGCCAACCTCAAGCGGGTGCAGTCCGTTGGGATTCCAGTGGCTATCCACGGAGAGGGCGACAGTGCGGGGCGGCTCGATGAGTGGTTGGCAAGTGCGGACTGTGTGTTGGACGCTTTACTTGGCACCGGCGCGACACCACCTCTGCGGGGCAGCGTTCTGGAGATACTGAGGGCGCTGCACGAGAACATGCGCGCAGAGACGCTATGTGTGGCAGTGGATATCCCCAGCGGCATCATTGCGGACAGCGGCGAAGCAGATCCGCAGGCGTTTCAAGCCCACTTTACATTGGCCACGGGCTTTGCTAAGCCGGGCTGCTTTGTGGGCAAGGGGGCCGATTGTGCTGGTGAAGTCTCCATTGCTGACATAGGCCTACCGGAAGAGTGGGCAGACCCTCTGACGCTTCAGCGCACAAGTGCTTCCCTGGTGCAAGGCTTCTTACCGAAACGTACCGCCGGGGCGCACAAGGGCACGTTTGGCCGCTCGCTCATAGTCGCAGGCTCTTCGCGGTACATTGGGGCAGCGTCTTTGAGTGCCGCCGCAGCCGCGCGCGCGGGCGCCGGCTTAGTAACTGTGGCTCTGCCTGCCTCTATTCACACCGCAGTGGCGGCAAGAGTATCTGAATGCACGTTCCTGCCGCTTTCCAATCAAGCCGGTCACGTCACCTCCGATGACTTGGGCACAATCATGGAGTTACTGCCACAATACCGTTCGCTGCTTGTAGGCTGCGGACTGGGAAGCGACCCGGAGACGTATGCTTTCGTGCGGGCGCTTGTGCACGAGCTCCGCAATTCTGCGGACGCCCCGCCCTTGGTGCTCGACGCTGACGGCATCAATGCGATTGTCGGCCAGAGACTGGACAGTTTCTTGCCGCCGCAGACAATCCTTACTCCTCACGCTGGGGAGTTTGGTCGATTACTTGGCCAGTCGGCCGCAGAAATAGATGGGAATCGGCTGCAACTGGCGCAGCAGTGTGCTGCCGACTGGGGCGTTGTCGTGATGGCCAAGGGCGCTCCGAGCATTTCAGCCGCACCGGATGGCACAACCTATATCAATCCTCACCGCAATCCGGCCCTTGCAACCGCTGGTACGGGCGATGTGTTGGCAGGGATCACGGTCGGCCTGCTGGCACAGGGCGCTGCGCCGCGGGACTCTGCGGTGGCGGGCGCTTTCATCCACGGTGAGGCTGGCGCAAGGGTGCGGTCTCGCTTAGGTGATAGTGGGCTGCTCGCCTCAGACTTGCTCGACGAGATTCCACTCGTGACGAAGAGTCTCCGTGAATAG
- the acpS gene encoding holo-ACP synthase has translation MPAAGGPSTGVDIIEIPRIARVVERYGERFLHRVYTEAEQALYRGRVPELAARFAAKEATSKALGTGIWGIRWREMEVLPDMRGKPLVYLHGAAAARARVLNLRHFAVSLSHSREFAMAVVVAT, from the coding sequence TTGCCTGCCGCAGGAGGACCAAGTACCGGAGTGGACATAATTGAGATTCCGCGGATTGCGCGAGTTGTCGAGCGCTACGGTGAGCGCTTTCTCCACCGGGTCTATACCGAAGCGGAGCAGGCGCTGTATCGTGGCAGAGTACCGGAACTCGCAGCGCGGTTTGCGGCCAAAGAGGCTACTTCAAAAGCGCTGGGCACAGGCATTTGGGGCATTCGCTGGCGGGAAATGGAGGTCTTGCCCGACATGCGCGGCAAGCCGCTGGTCTATCTTCATGGGGCGGCTGCTGCACGGGCGCGGGTCCTCAATCTACGGCACTTCGCTGTCAGTCTAAGCCATAGCCGTGAATTCGCGATGGCAGTAGTTGTAGCGACTTAG
- a CDS encoding methylcobamide--CoM methyltransferase encodes MISTVPGNYPKIANRRGGQTLRRAIASFDRGRISADELAAAADEVTIEVIGEQERAGIDVIADGQIRWQDPVTYIAGKLDGYEIGGLIRYFDTNTFYRQPEATGRIAWQGPILVHDYEFARDHASGPVKPVVTGPYTIAKLSLLGSYAVSDEVVDLQTLVLDTARALNQEMKALAATDPPLIQVDEPAIVWHRYKGDWAIFKEAMDVLMDGVGATTLLRTDFGDAVGLPDFFALPFQGFGLDMVHGKGNLALVPEFPDDRDLMLGIIDARNVRMETEEAVLESVRYATEHVCRERLAISPNTGLEFLPRETAYDKLQNMVHAVKKAQEAVA; translated from the coding sequence ATGATCAGTACGGTCCCAGGGAACTATCCGAAAATTGCCAATAGACGCGGTGGTCAGACGTTGCGCCGCGCCATCGCCTCCTTTGATAGGGGGCGCATATCAGCAGACGAGCTCGCCGCCGCGGCGGATGAAGTGACGATCGAAGTGATCGGCGAGCAGGAGCGTGCCGGCATCGACGTGATTGCTGACGGCCAGATTCGCTGGCAAGATCCGGTGACGTATATCGCGGGCAAACTCGATGGCTACGAGATAGGCGGTCTCATCCGCTACTTTGACACCAACACCTTCTACCGCCAGCCGGAGGCAACCGGGCGCATCGCGTGGCAAGGGCCAATTCTCGTACACGACTATGAGTTTGCCCGTGACCATGCTTCCGGGCCTGTAAAGCCTGTGGTCACCGGACCCTATACCATCGCAAAACTCTCACTGCTTGGGTCTTACGCCGTCTCTGATGAAGTCGTTGACCTGCAGACCCTTGTATTGGATACGGCACGGGCTCTGAACCAGGAGATGAAAGCGCTGGCGGCGACTGATCCCCCGCTGATCCAAGTAGATGAGCCTGCGATTGTCTGGCACCGCTATAAGGGTGACTGGGCCATCTTCAAGGAGGCGATGGACGTGCTCATGGATGGCGTGGGTGCCACGACGCTATTGCGAACCGACTTTGGTGATGCCGTAGGGTTGCCTGACTTCTTCGCGCTGCCGTTTCAGGGATTTGGACTTGACATGGTGCATGGCAAGGGCAACCTTGCGCTTGTACCTGAGTTTCCTGACGATAGAGATCTCATGCTTGGGATTATCGACGCGCGCAATGTGCGCATGGAGACCGAAGAAGCGGTGCTAGAGAGTGTGCGGTACGCAACAGAGCACGTATGTAGAGAGCGCTTAGCCATCAGCCCAAACACCGGCTTGGAGTTCTTGCCCAGAGAAACCGCGTACGACAAGCTGCAGAACATGGTTCATGCTGTCAAGAAAGCTCAGGAGGCTGTCGCATAA
- a CDS encoding thiamine pyrophosphate-binding protein, protein MARMSGGEALVKSLVQEGVDVIFGIPGIHMSGIIAAMRDEPSIRMITTRHEAGAAHMADGYARASGRPGVALVVPGAGLYNAASGLATAYARSSPVLAIAGQIPRGQIGKDLEVYHEVSDQASVVRPVTKWQRQALTPREIPDAVCEAFRQMRTGRPRPVLLEIPPEAGVERDVIQLRNPAKFSRIVPSQENLREAAQLIAQSRLPLIVAGGGVAISGAEESLTALVEATNIPVITSSGGKGAIPDRHPLCYGACLSPAGERPEMNQLFEVMQSADVVIGIGTRFSLGNPAGEASTLVNINIDDSELTKVQSNTIPLHGDAKATVEALLPLLIEAGAGNRSSPAEAVSAARRLIAYHDIRQKEPQYPILDTMRNSIPEDTFVVWDSTKFGYYARTHYPVNQPKTFIDSGYSFNVGFAFPAALGVKVAAPGRPVVSVIGDGGFMFNSPELSTAVSYGINTITIVFRDDSYGNVAYDLDEFFAGTYETDLLNPDLVTFAESFGAIGMRAEDPMELETLLPEALARRAPVVIDVPVGDMPLPRAKLQAHLPSVPWVVPQEGLIQP, encoded by the coding sequence ATGGCCAGGATGAGCGGAGGCGAAGCCCTCGTCAAGTCACTTGTCCAAGAGGGTGTCGATGTAATATTCGGGATTCCCGGCATACACATGTCAGGGATCATCGCCGCCATGCGAGACGAGCCGTCCATCCGCATGATCACCACGCGCCACGAAGCCGGCGCAGCCCACATGGCCGACGGTTATGCCCGTGCATCGGGAAGACCGGGGGTAGCCCTGGTGGTTCCCGGCGCGGGACTTTACAACGCTGCCTCCGGCCTCGCCACGGCATACGCCCGTTCTTCGCCTGTCCTTGCCATTGCCGGCCAGATTCCGCGCGGCCAGATTGGCAAAGACCTTGAGGTCTATCATGAAGTCTCAGACCAGGCCTCTGTAGTCCGCCCTGTCACCAAGTGGCAGCGGCAGGCGTTGACACCGCGGGAAATCCCGGACGCCGTGTGCGAAGCGTTCAGACAGATGCGTACCGGCCGTCCCCGCCCCGTCCTCCTTGAGATTCCTCCCGAGGCCGGGGTGGAGCGCGATGTCATCCAATTGCGGAACCCGGCAAAGTTTTCGCGCATTGTGCCAAGCCAGGAAAACCTGCGGGAGGCCGCCCAACTCATCGCCCAATCTCGTCTGCCTCTGATTGTTGCCGGCGGTGGAGTGGCGATTTCAGGTGCGGAAGAGTCTCTCACTGCCTTGGTCGAGGCCACGAACATACCTGTGATCACCTCCAGTGGCGGCAAGGGCGCCATTCCCGACCGCCATCCGCTGTGCTACGGCGCGTGTCTCAGTCCCGCCGGGGAGAGACCCGAGATGAATCAACTCTTTGAGGTGATGCAGTCTGCGGACGTGGTTATCGGCATTGGCACACGCTTTTCGCTGGGCAATCCGGCCGGCGAGGCGTCCACGTTGGTCAACATCAACATTGACGACTCCGAGCTCACGAAAGTCCAATCCAATACTATTCCCTTGCATGGCGATGCCAAGGCAACCGTGGAAGCGCTGCTCCCGCTCCTCATCGAGGCCGGAGCGGGAAATCGCTCTTCACCCGCCGAAGCGGTAAGCGCGGCACGCCGCCTGATCGCCTATCACGACATCAGACAAAAGGAGCCGCAGTATCCAATTCTGGATACAATGCGAAACAGCATCCCGGAAGACACTTTTGTCGTTTGGGACAGCACAAAATTTGGCTATTACGCCCGCACTCATTATCCGGTGAACCAGCCTAAGACTTTCATCGATTCCGGCTACTCATTCAACGTCGGTTTTGCCTTTCCGGCGGCGCTGGGCGTAAAAGTAGCTGCACCCGGCCGTCCCGTGGTGAGTGTCATTGGAGACGGCGGGTTCATGTTCAACTCCCCTGAACTTTCCACGGCGGTTAGCTATGGGATCAACACCATTACCATCGTCTTTCGAGACGACTCTTACGGCAACGTTGCCTATGACCTGGACGAATTCTTTGCTGGAACATACGAAACCGACCTGCTAAACCCGGACCTCGTCACATTCGCCGAGTCATTCGGCGCAATTGGCATGCGGGCGGAGGACCCAATGGAACTCGAAACGCTGCTACCAGAAGCACTAGCGCGCCGAGCGCCGGTAGTCATTGACGTGCCGGTCGGCGACATGCCGTTGCCCCGTGCCAAGCTGCAAGCCCATCTCCCCTCCGTGCCCTGGGTCGTACCCCAGGAGGGGTTAATACAGCCGTGA
- a CDS encoding acylphosphatase, whose amino-acid sequence MRKPPGLRQLRVRVYGRVQGVGYRDFIQRTATRLGLAGFVRNVDSDGSVEVLAEGPVDELGTLLARLKSGPLLSRVELVETTWEPLSGAYTEFQIRQ is encoded by the coding sequence ATGCGAAAGCCCCCTGGTCTGCGACAGCTACGTGTACGCGTGTACGGACGAGTGCAAGGCGTTGGATACCGTGATTTCATACAACGGACCGCGACGCGTCTTGGGCTGGCGGGTTTCGTGCGCAACGTAGACAGCGATGGCAGTGTGGAAGTTCTCGCTGAAGGTCCGGTTGACGAACTAGGTACGCTCTTGGCGCGGCTCAAGAGCGGGCCCCTGTTGAGCCGTGTGGAGCTCGTCGAGACTACCTGGGAACCGCTTTCTGGAGCTTATACCGAGTTTCAGATCAGGCAATGA
- a CDS encoding aspartate aminotransferase family protein, which yields MKTSTRLRGPVINTELPGPRSRAIKEISEQYEPNASSEQVPIVWKNAEGVWATDMDDNTFLDFTSGVLVANAGHSHPRLVRAMQEQAEKAVNTYDFLNEWRPQLAKKLVEITPPNLSRAIVLSTGAETIETAMKIARLYTGKHEIVAFHGAFHGRTYGAMSVNGKRSSPGIKGFGPFLPGVVFAPFPYPYRSILCRGHEDECSERCFEYFKWIIETESEKDIAAVLVETYQGAAGSIIAPKDWLQMIAQWCKENGAVLIIDEVQASFGRTGRLFGFEHYDIEPNLLCLGKGISSTVPVSAVVGEEDIMSVLTPGSVSSTHGGNAFSSRVALENINIILEENLSENAARIGEILDARFRDMQAKYPAIGDVRGLGLVFGIEFVKDRETREPAPEVTQAIIDEAFKRGLVMIAPIGFYGNAIRVAPPLVITEDEALLGADILEEAIAAVVG from the coding sequence ATGAAGACTAGCACCCGTCTACGCGGCCCGGTGATCAACACGGAGCTACCCGGCCCGCGGTCGCGCGCAATCAAGGAAATTTCCGAACAATATGAGCCCAACGCGTCCAGCGAGCAGGTGCCAATTGTTTGGAAAAACGCTGAGGGCGTCTGGGCCACAGACATGGACGACAACACGTTTCTGGACTTTACCAGCGGCGTACTTGTCGCGAATGCAGGGCACAGCCACCCGCGCCTCGTGCGAGCGATGCAAGAACAGGCGGAGAAGGCCGTAAACACGTACGACTTTCTTAACGAGTGGCGCCCACAACTTGCCAAGAAACTGGTAGAGATCACGCCACCAAACCTCTCTCGCGCGATTGTGCTCTCCACGGGTGCCGAAACCATCGAGACAGCCATGAAAATCGCGCGCCTCTACACCGGCAAGCACGAGATCGTGGCGTTCCATGGCGCGTTCCACGGACGTACTTATGGCGCGATGTCGGTAAACGGCAAGCGCTCCAGCCCCGGTATCAAGGGGTTTGGACCCTTCTTGCCCGGCGTCGTCTTTGCGCCGTTCCCCTATCCCTACCGCAGCATTCTCTGCCGCGGCCATGAAGACGAGTGCAGCGAACGCTGCTTCGAGTACTTCAAGTGGATCATCGAGACGGAGTCCGAGAAAGACATCGCGGCGGTGCTGGTCGAGACCTACCAGGGCGCAGCCGGCTCGATCATCGCTCCCAAAGACTGGCTGCAGATGATCGCGCAGTGGTGCAAAGAGAACGGCGCGGTGCTCATCATCGATGAGGTGCAAGCCTCATTCGGACGAACCGGCAGGCTCTTTGGGTTCGAGCACTACGACATCGAACCGAATCTCCTTTGCCTCGGCAAAGGCATCTCGTCCACCGTGCCGGTGTCGGCTGTGGTGGGCGAAGAAGACATCATGAGCGTTCTGACACCCGGATCCGTTTCCAGCACCCACGGCGGCAACGCCTTTTCGAGCCGCGTCGCCCTGGAAAACATCAACATAATCTTGGAAGAGAATCTCTCCGAGAATGCGGCCCGCATTGGCGAAATTCTCGATGCCCGTTTCCGCGACATGCAGGCCAAGTACCCCGCCATCGGTGACGTGCGCGGGCTCGGGTTGGTATTTGGCATTGAGTTTGTCAAGGACCGCGAGACCCGAGAACCAGCCCCCGAAGTCACGCAGGCCATCATTGACGAAGCCTTCAAACGCGGTCTTGTAATGATCGCGCCGATTGGATTTTACGGCAATGCAATCCGCGTCGCGCCTCCGCTCGTCATTACGGAGGATGAGGCGCTGCTCGGCGCGGATATACTTGAAGAAGCGATTGCGGCCGTAGTTGGCTGA
- a CDS encoding methionine synthase, translating to MEGLWTTQVGSLPKPPALAKARTEFARGKLPQEDLEAMEREYTKFWMDFQNELGLDIVVDSEMYRGDMATYFAEMMEGMEISGLVRSYGNRYYRKPIAVGPLKRVKSFTLDWWHYAQSLTNKPVKGMITGPYTMAEWSYNNYYDTQEEFVLAMAEVLHEEVVDLEKAGAKYIQIDEPAVSTRPEDLPLAIRAMAVVVDGIEATTGTHICYGDFEAIYPKMLDIPVDVIDLEMANSDFSLLDLFSSRAPFTKNLAMGVVDVHSHIVENKEQVKAGIYKGLDVVPADRLYIDPDCGLKTRSVDEAQAKLAVIVEAVGEVRQELGLENAQG from the coding sequence ATGGAAGGTCTATGGACTACGCAAGTTGGAAGTTTGCCAAAGCCACCGGCGCTCGCCAAAGCGCGAACTGAGTTTGCGCGTGGCAAGTTGCCCCAAGAAGACTTGGAGGCGATGGAACGAGAATATACGAAGTTCTGGATGGATTTCCAGAATGAACTCGGGCTCGACATCGTCGTAGACTCCGAAATGTACCGCGGCGATATGGCAACGTACTTCGCTGAGATGATGGAAGGTATGGAAATTAGCGGCCTCGTGCGGTCGTACGGTAACCGGTACTACCGGAAGCCAATTGCTGTCGGTCCGCTGAAGCGGGTCAAGTCGTTCACACTTGACTGGTGGCACTATGCCCAGAGCCTGACGAATAAGCCCGTTAAGGGCATGATCACCGGGCCCTACACGATGGCAGAGTGGTCGTACAACAACTACTACGACACTCAGGAAGAATTCGTGCTGGCGATGGCTGAGGTGCTGCACGAGGAAGTAGTGGACTTAGAGAAAGCTGGCGCAAAGTACATACAGATTGACGAGCCGGCAGTGTCCACGCGGCCGGAAGACCTCCCGCTGGCAATACGCGCGATGGCAGTGGTTGTCGATGGAATTGAGGCAACTACAGGCACACACATCTGCTACGGCGACTTTGAAGCCATTTATCCCAAGATGCTCGATATTCCGGTAGACGTCATTGACTTGGAAATGGCAAATAGCGACTTTAGCCTCCTCGATCTCTTCAGTTCGCGCGCACCCTTTACCAAAAATCTGGCAATGGGCGTCGTGGATGTGCACAGCCACATTGTCGAGAATAAAGAGCAGGTGAAGGCAGGCATCTACAAGGGGCTAGATGTAGTGCCCGCCGACCGACTCTATATCGACCCGGATTGCGGCCTGAAGACCCGCTCGGTAGACGAGGCGCAAGCCAAACTTGCCGTTATCGTGGAAGCAGTGGGCGAAGTTCGCCAGGAGCTTGGGCTGGAGAACGCACAGGGCTAA
- a CDS encoding FecR domain-containing protein: MQQYTAPPVTPSRTYAGLQRLAWATLVVGFLIFLGIVFSLPHALSWVIESIRRDVSVPVRVISGQEVYVLTAGSPSWVVRFESTLLNPGDSITTNENSRAFLALPDGSTVILYPNSGVTLIASNLVRYQPEKMQVVIEKVKGKSRIGVAVARSPEERDFRVRVPTFTASLQEGSYAVEVIDEHRSSLAVRIGGAIVSNGPAVLKIAAGERVTTEEGQLPLAPLPAVQDLVQLGDFTLPEQDLRAYWTEEDRSIAAPSGSATFQLGGVHLKRDGEGHGQTVLVQQIDRDVWDFEELYLRARIKAVHQSLPGGGWRGSEYPVIVRIRYRDINGEESVWFHGFYYHVPSEEGFLTENATQVSQDTWFTYERNILQLAQRPIFIRDVEVVASGHSYEGVIQYVSLVGE; the protein is encoded by the coding sequence ATGCAACAATACACGGCCCCTCCAGTGACACCAAGCCGCACGTATGCCGGCTTGCAGCGTCTGGCATGGGCAACTCTTGTTGTTGGCTTTCTCATTTTCTTGGGTATTGTCTTTTCCCTTCCGCATGCATTGAGTTGGGTCATCGAGAGTATCCGCCGGGATGTATCGGTACCGGTGCGCGTGATTAGCGGCCAAGAAGTGTACGTGCTTACGGCGGGTTCGCCAAGTTGGGTCGTACGATTTGAAAGTACACTGCTGAATCCCGGTGACAGCATTACGACCAATGAGAATTCTCGCGCGTTCTTGGCGCTGCCGGATGGCAGTACTGTCATCTTGTACCCGAACAGCGGCGTTACGCTGATTGCATCCAACCTTGTACGGTATCAACCTGAAAAGATGCAAGTCGTCATTGAGAAAGTCAAAGGCAAGAGCCGCATAGGGGTGGCGGTGGCCAGGTCTCCGGAAGAGCGTGACTTTCGTGTGCGCGTGCCAACGTTTACAGCTTCCTTGCAGGAGGGAAGCTATGCTGTGGAAGTCATTGATGAGCATCGCAGCTCGCTCGCCGTGCGGATAGGCGGCGCGATCGTGTCCAATGGCCCAGCAGTTTTGAAAATTGCCGCCGGGGAACGAGTGACCACAGAAGAGGGTCAGTTGCCGCTCGCGCCGTTGCCGGCCGTGCAGGACCTTGTGCAACTGGGCGACTTCACACTGCCCGAACAGGACTTGCGCGCATACTGGACCGAAGAGGACCGCTCCATAGCAGCACCTTCCGGCTCAGCTACCTTTCAACTAGGCGGTGTGCACCTAAAGCGTGATGGAGAAGGACACGGTCAGACCGTTCTCGTACAGCAGATCGACCGCGACGTATGGGACTTCGAAGAGCTGTATCTAAGGGCGCGGATTAAGGCGGTCCACCAGAGCCTGCCCGGAGGCGGCTGGAGAGGATCCGAATACCCTGTCATAGTACGCATTCGCTACCGGGACATAAATGGAGAAGAGAGTGTGTGGTTTCATGGGTTCTATTACCACGTACCGAGTGAGGAGGGCTTTTTGACTGAGAATGCAACACAAGTCTCTCAAGATACGTGGTTTACGTATGAGCGAAACATTCTTCAACTCGCGCAACGTCCTATCTTTATCCGGGATGTCGAAGTTGTGGCTTCCGGCCACTCCTACGAAGGTGTGATCCAGTACGTTAGCCTGGTTGGAGAATGA
- a CDS encoding DUF1761 domain-containing protein, with protein sequence MSDLFVTELNYLAILVAGISNMVIGFLWYGPIFGKAWMALRGISLEDTNPNPLIYVVSFLLSLLMALVLSVFIHHVDASIQSMSLVLGLLVALLVWVGFIGPATFQNNMYSGISKKLFVIDYGYVLVALLIQGAIIGVWR encoded by the coding sequence ATGTCCGACCTATTTGTTACCGAATTGAATTACCTGGCAATCCTGGTAGCAGGTATCTCCAACATGGTGATCGGGTTCTTGTGGTACGGACCGATCTTTGGCAAAGCGTGGATGGCGTTGCGTGGCATTAGTCTAGAGGATACGAACCCAAATCCTCTCATCTACGTTGTTTCGTTCTTGCTCTCGCTGCTCATGGCCCTTGTCCTTTCAGTATTCATCCACCACGTAGACGCCAGTATCCAGTCAATGAGCCTTGTACTCGGCCTATTGGTGGCCCTCTTGGTTTGGGTCGGCTTCATCGGACCGGCGACCTTTCAAAACAACATGTATTCAGGTATCTCGAAGAAGCTTTTTGTTATTGACTATGGGTACGTGTTGGTCGCCTTGTTGATTCAAGGCGCAATCATTGGCGTGTGGCGTTGA